A stretch of the Corylus avellana chromosome ca6, CavTom2PMs-1.0 genome encodes the following:
- the LOC132185812 gene encoding uncharacterized protein LOC132185812, whose product MKFGKNPTTFILGMGGLGKKKLHRNVLGQLTTPTLKHAFKVRTLCPTEVGSPQQHIMSCALLTSTFASHTFMLVGRAAPMTSGFSWSASMILLLFSHIGRRCYKGFLPPHYN is encoded by the exons atgaaatttggaaaaaatccTACAACTTTTATCTTAGGAATGGGAGGattgggaaagaaaaaacttcacag AAATGTATTGGGGCAATTGACAACACCCACGTTAAAACATGCGTTCAAGGTGAGAACATTGTGCCCTACAGAAGTAGGAAGTCCACAACAGCACATAATGTCATGTGCGTTACTGACTTCGACCTTTGCTTCACATACGTTTATGCTGGTTGGGAGAGCAGCACCCATGACTAGCGGATTTTCCTGGAGTGCATCTATGATCTTACTGCTCTTTTCTCATATCGGTCGAAG ATGCTACAAGGGCTTTTTACCCCCACATTACAACTAG